A region of the Callithrix jacchus isolate 240 chromosome 5, calJac240_pri, whole genome shotgun sequence genome:
TATGAAGCTTACCAAACTCATTCTCTCTCATGGCTAGGACTTCAGAAGCGGCTGTGGTGACccctgtatgtgtgtattttatgaCTTGGTGTTTTGTGTTCTGAAAGGCAGTACAATGCAGTGGTGAAGGGAATGGCTCTGATGGACACATCACAGCTCCATCACTAGCTATGTTACCTTAGCCAGTTAGAGCTGGTCTCAGTTTTATCACCTGTAAATGGGGATAAGAGCAGGAGCTACTTCAGAGTGTTGTTAAGAGCAGTATCTATATGTTAATAGGTGTATAGGAATAGAACGAAAACTGGCATTGCTGTTGCTGTTAATTCCTTATTTTGGACCTTTGATAATCAGAAACCGAGTGCCATAATATTATGCTGTTTGGGGCCAGTAAAAAATCGTATGCAATTTCTGAGGTTCACagagtaattttgaaataaaatgaactcagcatttttctatttatttgaaataaatgctaATTGTAAGTGGTGAAGAAACTTTCTACAGTGGCTTAAATGGACACGAgcaatgtaatttaaattttaagtttctaGTACCAATTTTTTGTAAATTGTGAACACTTTCCTTATAATAGTTCAGTGAATTATTATAAGCTAAATGCCttgcaaacaatagaaaaaagaaacaaaaaataagaatgtgGTTCCTATAGGCAAAATGTATCTATATCTGCTGAcaaaattaataatacatttttgagtgattttaattttaaagaaatgcataCCAATTATTGATGAAAAAAGGAGATTCATAGGTTTTTATACTTCTTTTGAATTGATTACAACATTGCATTGATTGAAAGTACTGGAATTCAAGTTTACTTCGATTTAGATTGTTAGAAGAAATTCACCTTCATTTGGATATTATTAGTATGCAATCATCTTGCTTGTTTAAGATGCTTACAatattatagtttcttttttctataacagaaattttgccatatttttgaaaatcagttaTTCATAAAGACTCATATTTATACTGATAAGCAGTTGAATCTGaaatagctaattttaaaaaactagagaagcGAGTTTTTTTTTCTGACGAGTTGTCCTTAAAAATCATCAATCATCAGAATGTATTAAGACAAACACTTCTTTTACTTACTGAAAGGAAACCCTGGAAACCGAAAACTCTGCAAAGTATTTCTGACGTTGAGGGGGTTTAGACATGAACCCATGAGAAGACTTTCTTGCTTTAATTGTGTATATTACTTATTTACACGTCCTTAAGAAATCATTTggtaatatttgtgttttaaagcCAAACTGTAGGACTAGGTGAAAAGTCCTTGGTGAGTAACCCTCTCTAGAGActctaaaaaattatgaaaagctATTAATATTTCAGCCACATTGGTTTTTGCATATAAAAATACCTATTTTAGGAGTCAGCTACCACATGAAATAAATTGCCTTTGTTTTAATTGAAAAAGATAGCTAAAATTTTTCTGAGGGTTATTGCAACAGTACAAGAATACAAGGTGCGTTTATTTATTAACAAAAACAATTGTAAAACAAATTGTGAAAGCAAAAGCAGGCTACAAAACAAAAAGGTTTTTGATTGCCTTTGCCTTATTTAAACATTACAGGTTAATATGCCACAATTGATAAACGTTATAAAGTGTAAGTCAGCATttgctaatttaattttaaacGTTTTTCCTCATCCAGAGCACTACAGAAAATACGTATGTGTATGGTAAACGCTTCCTCCCTTATGTATCACAATCTTGTTGTCACATAATCTTCGTGGGTGACTGTGTCCGGGAGGTTTAGATCAGAGTCTACACTAGAGTCCTCTTCTTTTGCATGTTTCTCCTTTGGTATTATAGGAACCGTGTCCTCCACCACCACCTTCTCTGACTTGAAAGGACACACTCTCTTGcctacctgtaaccccagtgtgTCCGTATTCCTTTCTCTATGGTCTACTAACACACACTGTTCACTGAGACCAGGAATGCTCAGGTCACCCCGTGAAGCTAATCCTCGAGATTCCAGTTGAATATTTCTCTCAAGTGGTCCTGCAGCCTGTTGGCGAGCAACTTCTTCTGAAACAGAGAAGATTTGGTTTGCATTTTGCTCAGCAGCATTTTGTTTTGATCGTCTATGAAATAAACCAAAGTTTTTGATATCGGTCACAAAAttcacttttctctgcttctccctGTGTGGCTCCTGCACCACCAGGGCAGAGCCATTGCTTATGTTATGTCTTTCAGAGGCAATTGCTGCTGATCTCGGATGAATCAGGGTGGTTAAATCAAAAAGGctgaaattctttttcttgtCCTTGCTATTACCTTCGTTATCACTCTTTTCATCTGAGTCTGCCGAATTTGAAGACTCCTTCGAGGCATTTGCAGATTGTATCGTGGAAAGTTTGCTTCCTCttagtaatcccagaacttcaaaGCGGAAACTGGAAATGTCTTGCTTTAGTTCCtatacagaatttaaaatgaaaaattaggttATGACTTAAacatttggaaacattttcttgtCTCATATATGAGTCAGAAATGTTTTGACTCCTTTTCAAAACAAGGATTCTACTCGACTGTGGTTCTATTTAGAATTCCCAGTTCTCTCACGGATACTTGATGTCATTTTGGTGTCTCCTAATTTCCTTATTGCAGTTGGGAAGGACACTTCCTAAGATTGATGCAAAAAGAAACATGAGTTATCTTTGCCACCAAGATGCAGCTGAGTACATTGGGTTTCCCTGGGACTACGGTTTTGAAGACTTCCTCTCCAAATTATTCATCTGCTGGCAAGTTACCTGTCTCTGGGTTGTAttttataaggttttatttttaatattggcaCAGTTTTCTGTCCAAAGGGATATCTGAAAATTAAGTGGAGCCTAACTTTCTAAGAGTTGAATAGCTACTTTCAGTTGCTTATTCTCTTAAAGAGGATCTTCCCCCTACATCTGGGTCAGCCTCTACATCCTAAAAATTGCTTCCGATCTAACAACATTTCTTAGATTCATCCTTTTCCTCTGTCTTTTGGGGCAATTGAATTCTCAGTCTTAACCTGTTGGCAGCCTTCTTGGTAGTTTCCTACCCCAACCTATCTCCTAAAGCAACATGAATCATTTAACTTTACAATTTGAACTTTATGGCTGCGATGAAAATCTGGGCTAGTAGCCAATTTTCAACCTGTGCTTTAAGTGTTGTAATTTCTCTATCTTCTTACCTAACTCACTACTTCATTCTCATGTTCAAACCTGCTACTTTCTATGTTAACTGTCTCCTgtagattttatttgtttgttatggCCTGTAGGATCTTATTGACCTTAATCATTCCTCCAAAATCTGGAAACACTCACATGATataactaaattattttaaacatgtgATTCAAACACATAATATCCCACATATTCTACTTATTTCCTCTTACACATTGAAAAACTATCAAGGAGAAAGTTTATAAGTGTGTTAGTTACAATTAAACTCAAATTATAAACTCATCGCTATCAAAGTTTTGCAGAACATGCAGCAAGCTTTCGTCGTTAAGGTGTTATTTACTAAATGTTGCAGATTTTAAAATCAGGCTGAAATTCCAGAAACAGAAGCTCACTCTGGGATCAGGTAAGTCAGAATGCCATTAAGCACTAGGCTTCTCTCTGTATGtttgaaaacaatttattttgagaagaaatttaaccacttgcttttcttctctttttacagTTCCGCAGGGTTTCAATTGAAAAATCAGAGGGCACACAGGCTTGCTGGAACGCACGGCTCCATTCCAGCTCTGATTTTAATTGTGCTCTATCTGGATCCGTATTCTGCACAATCTGCCTCTTGTGACGAAGATGAAAACGGTTACCTTAAAGTTCTCTTCGGTCAGGCCTTCTTCAGTTTTAGCATCTCTAATCATTGCAGCAACGTAGCGCTTCACGAGGTTCCTCATAACTTCCTGGGGCATTTTAGAACAAGAGTATTGATATTCAATGTGTAAATAAACTTCTCTCCTGAGTCAGTTCTGAAGGGGGGactgcatttattttaatgaaaatttcaaGACACAATACAAGGACAACTTACTTGGTATTGGTGATGTCTTCTTAAATTATCAGCAGCTCGCCTCTGAAAAGGAAAAGGACATTTCCTTTCTGGTTATACGGTTATATTGcaattctataaaaataattccttGTTATTTTAGTCAAGaatgtttttattctcatttactGAAAGTGGGAGTTTTACTATGCAGTGGCCAATGGGTAAAGCGTGCTGCACATGCATGAAAAGAGTAAGTGAACAGCAACACTGAGGTGTGAGTGTGGAACCTTAACGACATTTAAAACAGAATAAGTTAACAATGACGGAACCGTTGTTCTCATACAGGATACAGGATGATGGAAAAGTAGTTAATTGGAGTTAATATACACTCAAAATCAGTTGAAATGATGCTAAGAGAAAGCGATAGGATATATTAAACAAAAACTTAAAGTCTTCATAAATATCAGCATGGCAAGATTAAGACGCTAGTTAGGTTATGAACAGGTAACCAGAGACCTCATTAGTCACTGAACTCTCCAATATTCCTTTCAATGCTATATAGAGTCAGAGGAGATCCCTGTTGAAATAGATGGCTgg
Encoded here:
- the TRPC4 gene encoding short transient receptor potential channel 4 isoform X4, with the protein product MWDGGLQDYIHDWWNLMDFVMNSLYLATISLKIVAFVKYSALNPRESWDMWHPTLVAEALFAIANIFSSLRLISLFTANSHLGPLQISLGRMLLDILKFLFIYCLVLLAFANGLNQLYFYYEETKGLTCKGIRCEKQNNAFSTLFETLQSLFWSIFGLINLYVTNVKAQHEFTEFVGATMFGTYNVISLVVLLNMLIAMMNNSYQLIADHADIEWKFARTKLWMSYFEEGGTLPTPFNVIPSPKSLWYLIKWIWTHLCKKKMRRKPESFGTIGRRAADNLRRHHQYQEVMRNLVKRYVAAMIRDAKTEEGLTEENFKELKQDISSFRFEVLGLLRGSKLSTIQSANASKESSNSADSDEKSDNEGNSKDKKKNFSLFDLTTLIHPRSAAIASERHNISNGSALVVQEPHREKQRKVNFVTDIKNFGLFHRRSKQNAAEQNANQIFSVSEEVARQQAAGPLERNIQLESRGLASRGDLSIPGLSEQCVLVDHRERNTDTLGLQVGKRVCPFKSEKVVVEDTVPIIPKEKHAKEEDSSVDSDLNLPDTVTHEDYVTTRL